Proteins from one Sphingomonas sp. HF-S4 genomic window:
- a CDS encoding spinster family MFS transporter: MTVDPAAGDAHAIRRRSLTLALLTLTYFFSYMDRQILAILQELIKADLKLSDTQLGLLSGLAFAIFYATLGIPVARLADRANRKNIVAVSLAIWSAMTAAGGLAHNFTQLLVARIGVGIGEAGSSPPSHSIIADLYPPEKRAGAMGIYSLGVVLGAALGTFIGGLVASAYGWRIAMFVIGLPGIVLAVVVWLFVVEPRRGLADAKTHTAHDAMPSLWNGFASILSNGPALHLVMAVTLTSMIGYGLTAWGPSFMVRSLGFSVREISLYVALPAGLAGAASAVFGGRLADRLARTHGLHAQATMVAVLKALALPFTLGFFLLGSPVAAVLSYLAYVLLANSYLGPTFALIQGLAPVRLRALWAAITLLVINLIGLGLGPTLVGVISDLLKPSLGSESLRWSMLVFAAATPWAIFHYWRAGALLRRG; this comes from the coding sequence CTGACAGTCGATCCTGCCGCGGGCGATGCGCATGCGATCCGGCGGCGGTCGCTGACGCTGGCGCTGCTGACGCTGACCTATTTCTTCAGCTATATGGACCGGCAGATCCTCGCGATCCTGCAGGAACTGATCAAGGCGGACCTGAAGCTCAGCGATACCCAGCTCGGGCTTCTTTCGGGGCTGGCCTTCGCGATCTTCTATGCGACGCTGGGCATTCCGGTCGCACGGCTCGCCGACCGCGCCAACCGCAAGAACATCGTCGCAGTCAGCCTGGCGATCTGGAGCGCGATGACCGCGGCGGGCGGGCTGGCGCACAATTTCACGCAATTGCTGGTCGCGCGGATCGGCGTGGGGATCGGCGAGGCAGGATCGTCGCCGCCCAGCCATTCGATCATAGCGGACCTCTATCCGCCCGAAAAACGCGCGGGGGCAATGGGGATCTACTCGCTCGGCGTCGTGCTCGGGGCGGCGCTGGGCACCTTTATCGGTGGACTGGTGGCGAGCGCCTATGGCTGGCGGATCGCGATGTTCGTGATTGGGCTGCCGGGGATCGTGCTGGCGGTAGTGGTCTGGCTGTTTGTCGTGGAACCGCGGCGCGGGCTGGCCGACGCCAAGACGCACACCGCGCACGATGCGATGCCGTCGCTGTGGAACGGTTTCGCATCGATCCTGTCGAACGGGCCGGCGCTGCACCTGGTGATGGCGGTGACCCTCACTTCGATGATCGGCTACGGGCTGACAGCCTGGGGGCCGAGTTTCATGGTGCGCTCGCTGGGGTTCAGCGTGCGCGAGATATCGCTCTACGTCGCGCTGCCGGCAGGGCTGGCGGGGGCGGCGTCGGCGGTGTTCGGCGGCAGGCTCGCAGACAGACTGGCGCGGACTCATGGGCTGCATGCGCAGGCAACGATGGTCGCGGTGCTCAAGGCGCTGGCGCTACCGTTCACGCTCGGCTTCTTCCTGCTCGGCAGCCCGGTCGCGGCGGTGCTGAGCTATCTGGCCTATGTGCTGCTCGCCAACAGCTATCTCGGGCCGACCTTCGCGCTGATCCAAGGGCTCGCACCAGTGCGGCTGCGCGCCCTGTGGGCGGCGATAACCCTGCTGGTGATCAATTTGATCGGGCTGGGGCTGGGGCCGACCCTGGTGGGGGTGATCAGCGATCTGCTCAAGCCCTCGCTGGGGTCGGAATCGCTGCGCTGGTCGATGCTGGTGTTCGCCGCAGCGACGCCCTGGGCGATCTTCCATTATTGGCGCGCCGGGGCGCTGCTCCGGCGCGGATAG
- a CDS encoding Zn-dependent alcohol dehydrogenase — MKAAVLFEAGKPLEIAEVRVDKPGPREVLIRTVACGVCRSDLHFVDGAFPHPVPTVPGHEAAGIIEAVGSDVAHLKPGDHVITFFTVFCGSCEMCVTGRPSLCIDPSTRRPADAEPRLRLADGTPLAPFLNLSAFAEMMLVHENACVAISKEMPLDRAALLGCAVITGAGAVFNDSRVRPGESVAVIGAGGIGLAAINAARIAGAGQILAIDPMPEKRELAMKLGATGTLDPNSEAIVKDVLKRTGGGVHYAIEAVGRPNTAELAWNILRRGGTATILGMIAPGGNVSLPGPTFLTGKKIQGSLLGSTRFPIDMPRLVQMYLDGLLDLDTMVAERIRLRDVNDALEKLRGGHSVRSVIEFA, encoded by the coding sequence GTGAAGGCAGCCGTATTATTCGAGGCGGGCAAGCCGCTGGAGATCGCCGAAGTACGGGTGGACAAGCCTGGGCCTCGCGAAGTGCTGATCCGCACCGTGGCGTGCGGCGTGTGCCGATCGGACCTGCACTTCGTCGACGGCGCCTTCCCGCATCCCGTCCCGACGGTGCCTGGGCACGAGGCCGCGGGGATCATCGAGGCCGTGGGTAGCGACGTCGCACACCTCAAGCCTGGCGATCATGTCATTACCTTCTTCACGGTGTTCTGCGGATCGTGCGAGATGTGCGTGACCGGGCGGCCATCGCTGTGCATCGATCCCTCGACGCGGCGCCCCGCCGATGCCGAGCCGCGGTTACGCCTCGCCGATGGCACGCCGCTGGCGCCGTTCCTCAATCTCTCGGCCTTTGCCGAGATGATGCTGGTCCACGAGAATGCCTGCGTGGCGATCAGCAAGGAGATGCCGCTCGACCGCGCGGCGCTGCTCGGCTGTGCGGTAATCACCGGGGCGGGGGCGGTGTTCAACGACAGCCGCGTGCGGCCCGGCGAGAGCGTCGCGGTGATCGGCGCGGGCGGGATCGGGCTCGCCGCGATCAATGCCGCCAGGATCGCCGGCGCGGGGCAGATCCTCGCGATCGATCCGATGCCCGAGAAGCGCGAACTGGCGATGAAGCTAGGCGCGACAGGGACGCTCGATCCGAATTCTGAGGCGATCGTCAAGGACGTGCTCAAGCGCACGGGTGGCGGCGTGCATTATGCGATCGAAGCGGTGGGGCGGCCGAATACCGCCGAGCTGGCGTGGAACATTCTCCGCCGCGGCGGCACCGCGACGATCCTCGGGATGATCGCGCCGGGGGGCAATGTCAGCCTGCCGGGGCCGACATTCCTGACGGGCAAGAAGATCCAGGGTTCGCTGCTGGGGTCGACGCGTTTCCCGATCGACATGCCGCGGCTGGTCCAGATGTATCTCGACGGACTGCTCGATCTCGACACGATGGTCGCCGAACGGATCAGGCTGCGCGACGTCAACGATGCGCTGGAGAAGCTGCGCGGCGGGCACAGCGTGCGCTCGGTAATCGAATTCGCATGA
- a CDS encoding acyl-CoA dehydrogenase family protein: MDFTLTERETYFRDLVKAFIDSEIRPRDGDYHAQQREGDRWKVIPVIEEVKAKAKAAGLWNFFMPPNSGQAHVDDSFAFEGTQLSNLEYALCAEEMGRLGWASECFNCSAPDTGNMEVLHRYGTREQKDAWLAPLMAGEIRSAFLMTEPAVASSDATNIQTRMERDGDHYVINGRKWWSSGVGDPRCRIAIVMGKTDIGAAKHAQQSMILVPLDAPGVTIERMLSVFGYDHAPHGHGEVMLENVRVPAENVLLGEGRGFEIAQGRLGPGRIHHCMRTIGVAEEAITAMAKRLVSRVAFGKRLSDHSVWEQRIARARIDIEMTRLLCLKAADMMDKAGNKAAQLEIAMIKVQAPTMALQIIDDAIQAYGGAGVSGDFGLAHDWAAIRTLRLADGPDEVHNRAIARAEFGKWGEVKADRVSSGEIGVSR, from the coding sequence ATGGACTTCACGCTGACCGAGCGCGAAACCTATTTCCGCGACCTCGTGAAGGCGTTCATCGACAGCGAGATCCGGCCCCGCGACGGCGACTATCACGCCCAGCAGCGGGAGGGCGATCGCTGGAAGGTGATCCCGGTGATCGAGGAAGTGAAGGCCAAGGCGAAGGCGGCGGGGCTGTGGAATTTCTTCATGCCACCCAATTCGGGCCAAGCCCATGTCGACGACAGCTTCGCATTCGAAGGCACCCAGTTGAGCAATCTCGAATATGCGCTCTGCGCGGAGGAGATGGGGCGGCTCGGCTGGGCGTCCGAGTGCTTCAATTGCTCGGCGCCCGATACCGGCAATATGGAAGTGCTCCACCGCTATGGGACACGGGAACAGAAGGATGCGTGGCTGGCGCCGCTGATGGCGGGTGAGATCCGCTCGGCATTCCTGATGACCGAGCCCGCGGTGGCGTCATCCGACGCGACCAACATCCAGACGCGGATGGAGCGCGACGGCGATCACTACGTAATTAATGGGCGCAAATGGTGGTCGTCGGGCGTTGGCGATCCGCGCTGTAGAATCGCGATCGTGATGGGCAAGACCGATATCGGAGCCGCCAAACATGCCCAGCAGAGCATGATCCTCGTGCCGCTCGACGCGCCCGGCGTGACGATCGAGCGCATGCTTTCGGTTTTCGGGTATGATCACGCGCCGCATGGGCACGGCGAGGTGATGCTGGAGAATGTCCGCGTGCCGGCCGAGAACGTCCTGCTCGGCGAGGGGCGGGGTTTCGAGATCGCACAGGGGCGGCTCGGACCAGGGCGCATCCATCATTGCATGCGCACGATCGGGGTCGCCGAGGAGGCGATCACGGCGATGGCCAAGCGGCTGGTGAGCCGGGTGGCGTTCGGCAAACGGCTTTCGGACCATAGCGTCTGGGAGCAGCGCATCGCGCGCGCCCGGATCGATATCGAGATGACGCGGCTGCTCTGCCTCAAGGCGGCAGACATGATGGACAAGGCGGGCAACAAGGCGGCCCAGCTCGAGATCGCAATGATCAAGGTCCAGGCGCCGACGATGGCGCTGCAGATCATCGACGACGCGATCCAGGCGTATGGCGGCGCGGGCGTCTCGGGCGATTTCGGACTGGCGCATGATTGGGCGGCGATCCGGACCCTGCGGCTCGCCGACGGGCCCGACGAGGTACACAACCGGGCGATCGCGCGGGCGGAATTCGGGAAGTGGGGGGAAGTCAAGGCGGATCGGGTTTCGTCGGGTGAGATTGGGGTGAGCCGGTGA
- a CDS encoding Dabb family protein gives MVSNTASAAPAAGKIVHHVFFWLKNPESVADRDALIAGLRELAKIDVIRDLQIGVPASTEQRDVVDSSFQVSELMVFDTVVDQKTYQDHPLHKAFVAKCEHLWRKVIVYDMRTV, from the coding sequence ATGGTTTCGAATACGGCATCGGCGGCGCCCGCTGCGGGCAAGATCGTCCATCATGTGTTCTTCTGGCTCAAGAATCCGGAATCGGTCGCCGATCGAGACGCCTTGATCGCCGGGCTGCGCGAACTCGCCAAGATCGACGTGATCCGCGACCTACAAATCGGCGTACCCGCATCGACCGAGCAGCGCGACGTGGTCGATTCTAGCTTCCAGGTCTCCGAGCTGATGGTGTTCGACACCGTCGTCGACCAGAAGACCTATCAGGATCATCCGCTGCACAAGGCGTTCGTCGCCAAGTGCGAGCATCTGTGGCGCAAGGTGATCGTCTACGACATGCGTACGGTCTGA
- a CDS encoding TetR/AcrR family transcriptional regulator, producing MNAPGTLESGTKRFQAKRDAILAAAADAINEQSAKGMTFADVARRVGLNTTSVTYYFKRKEDLAAAAFEQTLERLDAMLDAALEEPTPEARVARYLNINMERLARIRRGEERDFAILSDLRAMEDPMKGQLMAGWRNIFRKTRSLWGIGRTRAETDLHGARAHVLLENTFWLTAWLPRYEVDEYPRVEARLMEVFRAGIAAPDQAWRPELLDLEHDEPEPGREAFLLAATRLINELGYRGASVQRIASELNVTKGSFYHHLDAKDDLVIACYKRSFDIIADAQRLAESHQGSQWDRLETTVATLLDYQFSERGPLLRTTALSGLPPHVRSTMIDRSNRIARRFAGMLSDGIAEGSIRAIDPLVASQALMALQNAAFDMRKWASTMPREKAVAFYASTLAYGLFDDRVLDG from the coding sequence ATGAATGCACCCGGAACTCTCGAAAGCGGCACCAAGCGCTTCCAGGCCAAGCGCGATGCGATCCTCGCCGCGGCCGCCGACGCGATCAACGAACAGAGTGCGAAGGGAATGACCTTCGCCGACGTCGCGCGCCGCGTCGGGCTCAACACCACGTCGGTCACCTATTATTTCAAGCGCAAGGAAGACCTCGCCGCCGCAGCGTTCGAGCAGACGCTCGAGCGGCTCGACGCGATGCTCGACGCCGCGCTGGAAGAACCGACGCCCGAGGCCCGCGTAGCGCGCTACCTCAATATCAACATGGAGCGGCTCGCGCGCATCCGCCGCGGCGAGGAACGCGATTTCGCGATCCTCTCGGACCTGCGCGCGATGGAAGACCCGATGAAGGGCCAGCTCATGGCGGGCTGGCGCAACATCTTCCGCAAAACCCGCAGCCTGTGGGGCATCGGGCGCACGCGCGCTGAGACCGATCTCCACGGCGCCCGCGCACATGTTTTGCTCGAGAACACCTTCTGGCTCACTGCCTGGCTGCCGCGCTACGAAGTCGACGAATATCCCCGTGTCGAGGCACGGCTGATGGAAGTGTTCCGTGCCGGCATCGCCGCGCCCGACCAAGCCTGGCGTCCCGAGCTGCTCGACCTGGAGCATGACGAACCCGAGCCCGGCCGCGAGGCCTTCCTGCTCGCCGCCACCCGGCTGATCAACGAGCTCGGCTATCGCGGCGCCTCGGTCCAGCGCATCGCGTCCGAGCTCAACGTCACCAAGGGCAGTTTCTACCACCATCTCGATGCCAAGGACGATCTGGTAATCGCCTGCTACAAGCGCAGCTTCGACATCATCGCCGACGCCCAGCGCCTCGCCGAGAGCCACCAGGGCAGCCAGTGGGACCGGCTCGAAACCACCGTCGCCACGCTGCTCGACTATCAATTCTCCGAGCGCGGGCCGCTACTGCGCACTACGGCGCTGTCAGGCCTGCCGCCGCATGTCCGCTCGACGATGATCGACCGCTCGAACCGCATCGCCCGCCGCTTCGCCGGCATGCTTTCGGACGGTATCGCCGAAGGCTCGATCCGCGCGATCGATCCGCTGGTGGCATCGCAGGCGCTGATGGCGCTCCAGAACGCCGCCTTCGACATGCGCAAATGGGCAAGCACGATGCCGCGCGAAAAGGCCGTGGCGTTCTACGCCTCGACCCTCGCTTACGGTCTGTTCGACGATCGCGTACTGGACGGCTGA